Proteins from a genomic interval of Desulfofustis limnaeus:
- a CDS encoding TOBE domain-containing protein has translation MKTKKKDKNSLSGNIFSDRSAGRMVTLKDSEECLSTTQLNLLEQSFRTWSEESKPVNVRLSRAVVLLVFLLIRYTGAKLHEVLAVNPSTDIDWDQHRIRFRRNATSSSKEARGVQVSQLLAEEIKTRVEALASQTSAEAIFNLDPGFVRRKFYERAESCGITKHLGGPEAIRKARAVELMQGNIPLPAVQMILGHSTPNLTSSYVSFSKEEAQAVIKRFMEQESGRKTSARNRFIGKVSNIIRGDIQSQVELSTVDNHSITAVITNGSIDHLGLCQGRLVTAEIKAPLVILLNGDVAPSSSAENLFYGIISKVSEGMINTEYVVQISETTELCAIVSSKSTLALGLHQGDPVWAVFNCFSVVLQVD, from the coding sequence ATGAAAACAAAGAAAAAAGACAAAAACAGCCTATCTGGAAACATATTTTCCGATAGGAGTGCTGGCCGGATGGTTACGCTCAAGGATAGCGAGGAGTGTTTGAGCACCACTCAGCTGAATCTCCTGGAACAATCATTCCGGACGTGGAGTGAAGAGTCCAAGCCAGTCAATGTACGTCTTTCACGTGCTGTTGTTTTACTCGTTTTTCTTTTGATTCGTTACACAGGAGCGAAACTGCATGAGGTTTTGGCCGTCAATCCCTCTACCGATATTGATTGGGATCAACACCGTATACGTTTCCGCAGAAATGCGACGAGTAGCTCAAAAGAAGCGAGGGGAGTGCAAGTCTCACAGCTGCTTGCTGAGGAGATAAAAACCAGAGTTGAGGCCCTTGCGTCACAAACCAGTGCAGAGGCGATTTTCAATCTTGATCCTGGTTTTGTACGACGAAAATTTTATGAGCGTGCTGAGTCCTGCGGCATCACGAAACATCTGGGAGGACCGGAGGCGATTCGAAAAGCTCGAGCGGTAGAGTTGATGCAGGGCAACATACCCTTGCCCGCTGTCCAAATGATCCTCGGCCATTCGACACCGAATCTGACCTCTTCTTACGTGTCCTTCTCCAAGGAGGAGGCACAGGCCGTAATCAAACGATTCATGGAGCAGGAATCTGGAAGGAAAACAAGCGCTCGCAACAGGTTTATCGGTAAAGTATCGAACATTATTCGCGGCGACATACAATCGCAGGTTGAATTAAGCACTGTCGATAACCATTCGATCACAGCAGTAATCACGAATGGCAGCATTGATCATCTTGGGCTTTGCCAGGGAAGGCTGGTTACCGCCGAAATCAAAGCACCTCTGGTTATCCTGTTAAACGGTGACGTCGCTCCGTCAAGCAGTGCAGAAAACCTGTTTTATGGAATAATATCTAAAGTCTCGGAAGGCATGATCAACACGGAATATGTTGTCCAAATCTCCGAAACCACGGAACTATGCGCCATTGTAAGTTCAAAAAGCACGCTGGCTTTGGGACTTCACCAAGGCGATCCAGTCTGGGCTGTTTTCAATTGTTTCTCAGTAGTGCTACAGGTGGACTGA
- a CDS encoding putative sulfate/molybdate transporter codes for MSNSADKNKQTEPKGDRSMISESHDDQTASRFLRFDRVELAGAFGDLGTLLPIVVAMIFINQLSPSAVFLGFGLFYVLVGYYYRLPIPVQPLKAVGAIAIAYPAIITESVIGAGTVVFGAFLLVVSVTGVMDKIARLFSQAVVRGIQLTLGLIFLKKGIELIIHQDIFMSGAPGGIAGVPVNFLIGIVVFCLVLLLLDNRKFPAALVALAVGVGSGLAFGGLSQLTFSFGPTDIHFLTPSLHDFWIALTMLILPQIPLTIGNACVGTAETCTSLFAGNAQLPKAKAGRFAFTMGIINLPFGFFGVVPMCHGTGGLAAHYRFGARTGGAPIMIGIFFIVIALVLGQLGFSLLAIIPQSVLGVLLVFAGLELCPLLRSLKTNEEYFVALLIAGIALTIPNMAWAFGVGILTDLFLKKMKVKI; via the coding sequence ATGAGTAATAGCGCTGACAAAAACAAACAGACCGAGCCTAAAGGTGATCGGTCTATGATATCTGAGTCTCATGATGACCAAACCGCTTCTCGGTTCCTTCGTTTCGACAGGGTTGAGTTAGCCGGGGCTTTCGGCGACCTGGGCACGTTATTGCCCATAGTTGTTGCCATGATTTTCATCAATCAGCTGAGCCCATCGGCGGTCTTTCTGGGATTTGGTCTTTTTTACGTGCTTGTCGGTTATTATTACCGTTTACCGATTCCCGTTCAACCATTGAAGGCGGTCGGTGCCATAGCCATCGCTTATCCGGCAATCATCACCGAATCGGTTATTGGTGCCGGAACCGTTGTTTTTGGAGCTTTTCTCCTGGTTGTTTCCGTGACCGGTGTCATGGACAAGATCGCCAGGCTCTTCTCCCAGGCGGTTGTGCGTGGTATCCAATTAACTCTTGGCCTGATATTTCTCAAGAAAGGGATCGAACTCATTATCCACCAGGATATCTTTATGTCGGGAGCACCAGGAGGTATTGCTGGCGTTCCCGTCAACTTCCTGATCGGTATCGTGGTCTTTTGTCTCGTCCTTCTGTTACTCGATAACCGGAAATTTCCGGCCGCCCTTGTGGCTCTCGCAGTCGGTGTGGGCTCCGGGCTGGCCTTTGGCGGCCTCTCTCAATTGACTTTCTCTTTTGGTCCGACAGACATTCATTTTCTTACCCCCAGCCTGCATGATTTCTGGATTGCGCTGACCATGCTCATTTTGCCACAAATTCCGCTTACCATCGGTAATGCCTGCGTCGGTACTGCCGAAACCTGTACGAGTCTCTTTGCCGGCAACGCGCAACTACCCAAGGCAAAAGCGGGGCGATTCGCGTTTACTATGGGCATCATTAATCTGCCCTTTGGGTTCTTCGGGGTTGTGCCGATGTGCCATGGAACCGGAGGATTGGCAGCCCATTACCGCTTCGGGGCAAGAACCGGCGGTGCCCCGATCATGATCGGGATCTTTTTTATAGTCATTGCATTGGTATTGGGGCAACTCGGGTTTTCACTTTTGGCCATCATTCCCCAATCGGTTCTCGGTGTGTTGCTGGTCTTTGCCGGACTGGAGTTATGCCCCTTGCTGAGAAGCCTCAAGACCAATGAAGAGTATTTTGTCGCATTGTTGATTGCCGGAATAGCCCTCACTATTCCCAATATGGCCTGGGCCTTCGGAGTAGGGATCCTTACCGATCTATTCCTGAAAAAAATGAAGGTGAAAATTTGA